A stretch of the Medicago truncatula cultivar Jemalong A17 chromosome 5, MtrunA17r5.0-ANR, whole genome shotgun sequence genome encodes the following:
- the LOC11416686 gene encoding uncharacterized protein isoform X2 yields the protein MGKLHFALTFLLLLLLTNVSAAPPLFSSISPAKIVNGFLSNAVPAFTKWVFSLKPTTKKAIAGKSMMKFESGYNVETVFDGSKLGIEPYAVEVLSNGELLILDSENSNIYKISSSLSLYSRPKLVAGSAEGYSGHVDGKLREARMNHPKGITVDDRGNIYVADIMNMAIRKISDSGVTTIAGGKLSRGGGHVDGPSEEAKFSNDFDVVYVGSSCSLLVIDRGNQAIREIQLRFDDCAYQYESGFPLGIAMLLGAGFFGYMLALLQRRLSTIVASQDMTLAESSAMSDFSPSPYQKPLKSVRPPLIPSEDESYKQEEGLFASIGKLLTNAGASVVEIMGFRKKPQSYEFQSQPLFHQPERQINAWPVQESFVITNEDEPPSIDPRTPTPKKTYPFMIKDTEKMQQLWQGRALYNGWEGDLHQQPQQQQQQPQQKHLYNGWDGDLQQQPQQRQQQQQPQQKHLYNGWDGDLQQQQKHNYRNQYHSSVAHTYYEQSHEETNEIVFGAVQEQDEKESVVIKPLDYGDSFYDHHNMRSRISYIHKY from the exons ATGGGTAAGCTTCATTTTGCATTGacttttcttcttctacttctaCTTACAAATGTCTCAGCTGCACCACCATTATTCTCATCAATTTCACCTGCAA AGATTGTTAATGGGTTTCTCTCAAATGCTGTACCTGCTTTCACCAAATGGGTGTTCTCACTTAAACCAACCACCAAAAAAG CGATTGCTGGGAAGTCAATGATGAAGTTTGAGAGTGGATACAATGTGGAAACTGTGTTTGATGGAAGCAAGCTTGGAATTGAGCCTTATGCAGTTGAGGTGTTGTCTAATGGGGAGCTTCTGATTCTAGATTCGGAGAATAGTAACATTTATAAGATTTCGTCTTCACTTTCTTTGT ATAGCAGGCCAAAACTTGTGGCAGGATCTGCGGAAGGATATTCTGGacatgttgatggaaaattaaGAGAGGCTAGGATGAACCACCCAAAGGGGATTACTGTTGATGACCGAGGAAATATCTATGTTGCAGATATTATGAATATGGCAATTAGGAAAATTAGCGATTCAG GGGTTACAACAATTGCTGGAGGAAAATTAAGCCGTGGAGGGGGCCATGTCGATGGACCAAGTGAAGAGGCTAAATTTTCTAAtgactttgatgtggtttatgTTGGAAGTAGTTGTTCTCTACTTGTCATCGACAGGGGGAATCAAGCCATCAGGGAGATTCAGCTGCGCTTTGATGACTGTGCTTATCAATACGAAAGTGGATTTCCACTcg GAATTGCAATGCTTCTCGGAGCTGGCTTCTTTGGTTATATGCTGGCATTGCTGCAGCGTCGTCTAAGTACAATTGTTGCGTCTCAGGATATGACTCTT GCTGAGAGCTCAGCAATGTCTGACTTTTCACCGAGTCCATATCAAAAGCCATTGAAATCTGTCAGACCGCCTTTGATTCCATCAGAAGACGAATCTTATAAGCAAGAAGAAGGTCTCTTTGCATCCATTGGGAAGCTTCTTACCAATGCTGGGGCCTCAGTAGTGGAAATAATGGGTTTCAGGAAAAAACCACAAAGCTATGAATTTCAAAGCCAGCCTTTATTCCATCAACCTGAAAGGCAAATAAATGCTTGGCCCGTGCAAGAAAGTTTTGTAATTACAAATGAAGATGAGCCCCCTTCTATTGACCCGAGAACTCCAACCCCTAAGAAAACATATCCTTTCATGATTAAAGACACCGAAAAAATGCAACAGTTGTGGCAAGGTCGGGCGCTCTATAATGGATGGGAAGGAG ATCTTCATCAGCAGccgcagcaacaacaacagcaaccaCAACAAAAACATCTGTATAACGGATGGGACGGAGATCTTCAGCAGCAGCCGCAACAaagacaacaacaacagcaaccaCAACAAAAACATCTGTATAACGGATGGGACGGAGATCTTCAGCAGCAGCAAAAACATAATTATCGTAATCAGTATCATTCATCGGTTGCTCACACTTACTATGAGCAAAGTCATGAGGAAACCAATGAGATAGTATTTGGTGCAGTGCAGGAACAGGATGAGAAGGAGTCTGTAGTTATCAAGCCTTTGGATTACGGTGATTCTTTCTATGATCATCATAATATGCGGTCTCGAATCAGTTATATCCACAAGTACTGA
- the LOC11416686 gene encoding uncharacterized protein isoform X1, with translation MGKLHFALTFLLLLLLTNVSAAPPLFSSISPAKIVNGFLSNAVPAFTKWVFSLKPTTKKAIAGKSMMKFESGYNVETVFDGSKLGIEPYAVEVLSNGELLILDSENSNIYKISSSLSLYSRPKLVAGSAEGYSGHVDGKLREARMNHPKGITVDDRGNIYVADIMNMAIRKISDSGVTTIAGGKLSRGGGHVDGPSEEAKFSNDFDVVYVGSSCSLLVIDRGNQAIREIQLRFDDCAYQYESGFPLGIAMLLGAGFFGYMLALLQRRLSTIVASQDMTLAESSAMSDFSPSPYQKPLKSVRPPLIPSEDESYKQEEGLFASIGKLLTNAGASVVEIMGFRKKPQSYEFQSQPLFHQPERQINAWPVQESFVITNEDEPPSIDPRTPTPKKTYPFMIKDTEKMQQLWQGRALYNGWEGDLQHQQQQQQKHVYNGWEGDLHQQPQQQQQQPQQKHLYNGWDGDLQQQPQQRQQQQQPQQKHLYNGWDGDLQQQQKHNYRNQYHSSVAHTYYEQSHEETNEIVFGAVQEQDEKESVVIKPLDYGDSFYDHHNMRSRISYIHKY, from the exons ATGGGTAAGCTTCATTTTGCATTGacttttcttcttctacttctaCTTACAAATGTCTCAGCTGCACCACCATTATTCTCATCAATTTCACCTGCAA AGATTGTTAATGGGTTTCTCTCAAATGCTGTACCTGCTTTCACCAAATGGGTGTTCTCACTTAAACCAACCACCAAAAAAG CGATTGCTGGGAAGTCAATGATGAAGTTTGAGAGTGGATACAATGTGGAAACTGTGTTTGATGGAAGCAAGCTTGGAATTGAGCCTTATGCAGTTGAGGTGTTGTCTAATGGGGAGCTTCTGATTCTAGATTCGGAGAATAGTAACATTTATAAGATTTCGTCTTCACTTTCTTTGT ATAGCAGGCCAAAACTTGTGGCAGGATCTGCGGAAGGATATTCTGGacatgttgatggaaaattaaGAGAGGCTAGGATGAACCACCCAAAGGGGATTACTGTTGATGACCGAGGAAATATCTATGTTGCAGATATTATGAATATGGCAATTAGGAAAATTAGCGATTCAG GGGTTACAACAATTGCTGGAGGAAAATTAAGCCGTGGAGGGGGCCATGTCGATGGACCAAGTGAAGAGGCTAAATTTTCTAAtgactttgatgtggtttatgTTGGAAGTAGTTGTTCTCTACTTGTCATCGACAGGGGGAATCAAGCCATCAGGGAGATTCAGCTGCGCTTTGATGACTGTGCTTATCAATACGAAAGTGGATTTCCACTcg GAATTGCAATGCTTCTCGGAGCTGGCTTCTTTGGTTATATGCTGGCATTGCTGCAGCGTCGTCTAAGTACAATTGTTGCGTCTCAGGATATGACTCTT GCTGAGAGCTCAGCAATGTCTGACTTTTCACCGAGTCCATATCAAAAGCCATTGAAATCTGTCAGACCGCCTTTGATTCCATCAGAAGACGAATCTTATAAGCAAGAAGAAGGTCTCTTTGCATCCATTGGGAAGCTTCTTACCAATGCTGGGGCCTCAGTAGTGGAAATAATGGGTTTCAGGAAAAAACCACAAAGCTATGAATTTCAAAGCCAGCCTTTATTCCATCAACCTGAAAGGCAAATAAATGCTTGGCCCGTGCAAGAAAGTTTTGTAATTACAAATGAAGATGAGCCCCCTTCTATTGACCCGAGAACTCCAACCCCTAAGAAAACATATCCTTTCATGATTAAAGACACCGAAAAAATGCAACAGTTGTGGCAAGGTCGGGCGCTCTATAATGGATGGGAAGGAGATCTTCAGCatcagcagcagcaacaacaaaaacatgtgtACAATGGATGGGAAGGAGATCTTCATCAGCAGccgcagcaacaacaacagcaaccaCAACAAAAACATCTGTATAACGGATGGGACGGAGATCTTCAGCAGCAGCCGCAACAaagacaacaacaacagcaaccaCAACAAAAACATCTGTATAACGGATGGGACGGAGATCTTCAGCAGCAGCAAAAACATAATTATCGTAATCAGTATCATTCATCGGTTGCTCACACTTACTATGAGCAAAGTCATGAGGAAACCAATGAGATAGTATTTGGTGCAGTGCAGGAACAGGATGAGAAGGAGTCTGTAGTTATCAAGCCTTTGGATTACGGTGATTCTTTCTATGATCATCATAATATGCGGTCTCGAATCAGTTATATCCACAAGTACTGA